The DNA window AGGCTCTTTTTCACCTTGGAGGACTCGATCTGCGGGACGACGACGCCCATGATGTTCTTCGACTGCGTGGTGATCTCGGGGTGCTCTTTCAGCGCCGCGGCCGCGCCGCGGACCGCGACGTCGCCCTCCATCGCCCGGGCCATGTCGATCTTGCGCTGGGCGGTCTCGTAGTCGTCCGCCATGTCCGACCGGACGTCCTGGGCCTGATCGAGGATGTCCATGAACTCCATGATGAGGCCGTCGCGCTTCTGTTCGAGCGTGTCGTGGCCCCGCTCGGAGAGCTCGATCCGGTCTTCGATCGCCATCAGGTTCTTCCGGGTCGGTTTGACGTCCTTTGCCATCTTGTCGAAGGGTTGCGGACGGAGCCTGTTAACTGTTTATTGTTCGCGGACGTGCGGGCCGCGGACGCCCCGCGTCCCGCCGTCTCTCGGTCGTCAGCGGCGGTCAGCGACCGTCGAGGTCGGGGTCGGTCTCGGGCGCTCGCGCCGCGGCGTCGACGACGCGCGGCTCGGTCGCCGTCCGTCCGGCCACGCGAACCGTCACCAAACGGTAGAGGACGAGCCCCTGGACGACGAAGAGGTTCGTCACGAGGAAGAACGTCGCCTCCTCGACCGGGAGCCCCGCGACGGTCATTCCGGTCGTGTACCGCTCCGAGAGGACCCAGATCCCGTACTCGATGGCGATCCGGTCGGCGACACAGAGGTACAGCGTCGGGACGAGCGTCCCGAGCGCGACCGTCCGTCGACGCGCCCACAGCTGCGGCGCGCCGACGAGCCACTGGAGCGCCAACACCGGCGCGGCCCACGCGAGGACCGCACCGAGGTAGAAGGCCCCGTCGGTGGCGAGCAGCCGCCACCCGACGACCCCGAGCGCCGCCGCGAGCGCGAACCCGCCGACGCGCCACGCGACGGGCCGCCGGCTGCGGTCCCACTCGGCTCGGGCACGGAAATGCGCGAGCCACAGCGCCGTCAGCCAGGGCTGGACGACGATGAACAGGTACTCCTCCAGCGGCGCGTGCCAGAGGTGGAACACCGTCCGACCGTCGCCGTACCACCACACGCCCCTGGCGATGAGGTAGTTGTCCCACGGGGTCGTGTACGCCAGCGCGACGACCGTGACGATCGCCACCCCCGCCCAGTAGTGTCGCCACCCACGCAGCCCCTCGGCGTCGGTGTCGACGGCCCGCGACCGGCTCACGAAGCCGGTCGCGATCAGGAACAACACGGCCGGCACCAGGAACGCGAGGTGGAACTGGAGGTAGGTGAACGGGACGGTCATGGGTGAGTGCGGAGCGGTCGCGTCGGTCGAGCCACGGGACGGGTAGGTCGGATCACGGGATCACTCGGTCGAACCGCGAGGCGGACGGCGAGTCGGCGAGTCGGCGCGTGACGCCGGCCCGGCGGACGGCGTCGCTTCGCCGTCCGCGCCGGAACCGTCGACCGCTCCGGGCGATCGGTCGTCGGTCGTCCGTTTCGACTGCGTCGCTCAGTCGGCCGGCTCCGCGCTGGCCGCCGCCGCGCCGGCCGCGTCGAGCACCTCGCGGCTCGACAGCAGGATGAGCCCGAAGCCGACCTTCGCGACCAGATCGAGCACCATGAAGCCGGCCGTCTCGACGTTCAGCGAGACGATCTGGAGCCCCTCGGTTCCGAGGAGCCACCACACCGGATAGACCAGCCAGACGACGACGATCAGCGTCCGCAGGGTGCTGAACGTCGAGGCCGCCTGACCCGAGAGCTGGCTCGCCTTCTCGTCGAGCGAGCCGTACAGCATGTACAACAACACGAGCAGGAAGCCGGTGGAGACGCCCCACCAGACGAGCCGCGTCCCGCCCGCCGAGAGCACGGCCGCGCTCGTCGACAGCGTCGCGATCGCGCCGGTGCCGATCATCAACACGTCGAGCCCGACCAGCGAGGCGAGCTGGTTCCGCGTCGCCCCGACGAGGAGCCCGAGGTCCACGAGCAGAAGCGGCGTCGTGAACAGCCAGTCGGTGTACCGGGCCCAGTAGATGGGCAGCTCCTCGCCGCCGAGGGTCACCGTCGTCAGCCCGAACCCGAGCGCCATCGCGAGGTAGTTGACGAACGCGATCGCGGTGATGAAGATCGTGACGATGTAGAACTCCTGACGCCGTCTGTCGGTCTCTCCCCAGCCCCTGGCGATGAAGTACAACATCCCCAGGAACATGCCTAACGTCCCGATCCACAGCCACAGCGCTTCGCCTCCGGGTGTTGCCATCATGATCCAATTGTATATATGATTTAATGAATACTAAGCAGCGTACACAACCAGTTTGGTAACCCGGGCCGACCCCGGCGATCATGGGCCGGTCACCGGTCGAAGATCGCCGTCGCGATCTTGCGGTACGCCGCCCGCAGGTGCTGGTGGAACGTGGACCGACTGACGCCCATCGAGTCGGCGAGCTCCTCGCCCGTCGTCCTGTGCGGCCACTCGAAGTAGCCGCTCGTGTGCGCGCGGAGCAGCGCGGCCCGCTGGCGGTCGGTCAGCCGCGACTCGATCTCGGCGACGAACTCGCGGCGGGTCTCGTGGCGTCGCTCCCGCCGGCGGTAGCTGCGGAGGTCCGCGTTCTCGAACCGATCGAGGGCGTCGTTCGCGAGCGAGCGGGCGAGCGCCTCCCGACCGACCTCGACCGTCGCGACCGCGACGCCCCCCTCGACGCTCCAGCCGCACAGCTCGCCGCTGTACTCCCTGAGCAGTTCTTCGAGCGGCGACTCGCCGACCGACAGCTCGACGACCGGCGTCTCGGTCGCCGCCGCGAACACCGCGTGTACCGTGACGCCGGAGTCCCTCCCGGCCGCGCGGATCGTCTCGGCGTCGACGCCGTCGTCGAGTTCGAACAGGAACGACCGCTCCTCGCGGTCGCCGACGGTCCCGGCGTATCGGAGCGAACGGGAGAGCGCCTCCCCGAACGCGGCCAGCGGGTGGTCGCCGATCTCCAGCCGGAACTCGACGACCTCGTCGCCACGGAGCGTCCGCTGGCTCTCCAGCGCGTTGATCCCGATCGCGATCGCCCGTCCGAGCGCAGCCAACACGTCGCGCTCGTAGTCCCGGAACTCCTCGGTCTGGACGTAGACGGCGACGGCCCCGTAGGTCGCCTCGCCGAAGTGTAGCGGCACGCCGGCGACGGCGGCCGCCTCCTCGGGCCCCTCCGAGGAGAGCGACTCGAGACGGACGGCCCGGCCGTCCACCGCCTCCGCGACGACGCGGTCGACCGTCCGGTCGCCGGGGTCGTCGACCGCCACCGCCCGGTCCTCGACGTCCGGCTCCGTCGTTCCCCCCGCGACCTCCGGCAGGACCGTCTCGGTCGCGGGATCGTACCCGCCGATCCACGTGCCGACGTACGTGTTCGCGATGCTCTCGACGACCGCCTCCCGGAGCTCCGCCCGCGACGACGCGCGAGCCACGGCCTCGGTGACGTCGGCGACGACGCCGTCGAGCCGCTCGAGCAGGCGCTCCTGTGCGAGCCGCTCGCGTTCGATCCGCGCCGCCCGGTTCGCGGCCGCCCGCTCGGCGTGTTTCCGAGCGGTGACGTCCTGTTGAAAGCCGACGTAGTAGGCGATCTCGCCGGTTTCGTCCCGCAGCGGCGCGATCGTCACCTCGTTCCAGAACAGCTCGCCGTCCCGCCGGTAGTTCCGCAGCTCCACCGTCGTGGCCGTGCCCTCCTCGATGGCGGCGCGCATTCGATCCACCGGCGCGTCGCGCGTCGCCTCTCCCTGGAGGAACCGACAGTTCCGGCCGACCGCGTACGACGGCGGGTACCCCGTGATCCGCTCGAAGGCGGCGTTCGCGTAGATCAGCGGCATGTCGTGCCGCGTCGCGTCCGCGACCGTGATCCCGACCGGAGCCTCGTCCATCGCCCGCGTCTTCAACGCCTCGTCGACGGCCTCGGTGCTCGCCGACGTCGTCCGGGCGGCCTCGCGCGTCACTCGTTCGGGCTCCGGGTCGCCTCCCGGGTGCTCCGACCGTGTCATGTGGTTACATGGCATTGGACGACCAAAACGTGGGGGGTCGAACGCCGCGGGTTCCTCGTCGACGATGCGGTCGATGGGTCGGCGGACGGCGCGGCCGCTCGCGACCGCACCGACGAGGAAAAGGGGTCGAAGGTTAGTCGGCGGCTTCGACGACTTCGCGCTCGGAGTCCTCCTCGCGGTAGTACTCCTCGATGTACTCCTCGTCGACGCGGTTGAGTTCCTCCTTCGGCAGCATCGAGAGGAGGTCCCAGCCGATCTCGAGGGTCTCCTCGAGCTCGCGGTTCGTGTCGAAGCCCTGGTCGACGAACTCCGTCTCGAAGGCGTCCGCGAAGTCGAGGTACTTGTTGTCGCGCTCGGAGAGCGCCTCGCGGCCGACGATGTTCACGAGGTCGCGGAGGTCCTCGCCCTCCGCGTACGCCGCGTACATCTGGTCGGAGACGCCGCCGTGGTCGGCGCGGGTGAGCCCCTCGCCGATGCCGTCGTCCATCAGCCGCGAGAGGCTGGGAAGCACGTTCACCGGCGGCTCGAGACCCTGGCTGTTGAGGTCGGGGTCGACGTAGATCTGCCCCTCCGTGATGTACCCGGTCAGGTCCGGGATCGGGTGGGTGTCGTCGTCGCCGGGCATCGTGAGGATCGGGATCTGCGTCACCGAGCCCTCGCGTCCCTCGATCCGGCCCGCGCGCTCGTACAGCTGCGCCAGGTCGGTGTACATGTAGCCGGGGTAGCCACGCCGCCCCGGGACCTCCTCGCGGGCCGCGCCGATCTCGCGGAGCGCCTCGCAGTAGTTCGTCATGTCCGTCAGGATGACGAGGACGTGGTAGTCCTTCTCGAAGGCGAGGTACTCGGCCGTCGTCAGGACCATCCGCGGGGTGACCGTCCGCTCGACGGCGGGGTCGTCCGCGAGGTTCATGAAGACGACGGAGCGTTCGAGCGCGCCGGTGCGCTCGAAGTCCTCCATGAACTCGTTGGCCTCCTCCTGGGTGATCCCCATCGCGCCGAAGATGACGGCGAACTCGGAGCCCTCCTCGTCGTCGCCGCCCTCCTCCTCCTCGGGCACGCTGGCCTGCCGGGCGATCTGCATCGCCAGTTCGCTGTGCGGCTGGCCGGAACTCGAGAAGATCGGGAGCTTCTGTCCCCGAACCAAGGTGTTCATGCCGTCGATCGCGGAGACGCCCGTCTCGATGAACTCCTCGGGGTACTCCCGGGAGTACGGGTTGATCGCCGCGCCGACGATGTCCTGTCGCTCCTCGGGGACGATCTCCGGGCCGTCGTCGATCGGGCGGCCGGAGCCGTCGAGGACCCGTCCGAGGAGGTCCTCGGTGACGGGCATCTTCATCGTCTCGCCCAGGAATCGGACGGACGCGTTCTGGTCGATGCCGGAGGTGCCCTCGAACACCTGGATGGCGACGACGCCCTCCGAGGATTCGAGCACCTGGCCGCGCAGCGTCTCCCCCTGTGCCGTCTCGATCTCGACGATCTCGTCGTAGCCGATCGCCTCGTCGACCTCGGCGTACACGAGGGGGCCGCTGATCTCGGTGATGGTTTGATACTCTTTCATGGTCAGTAGAGGCTCCGAAGCTCCTCGGTGATGTCCGCTTTCAGCTCCTCGACGAACTCCTCGTAGTCCTCCTGGACGCCGATCCGGTTGATCCGCGGGACGGAGTCGATGTCGATGATCTCCTCGACCGGGACGCCCGCCTCCAGCGCGTCGAACGCCTCGTCGTTGAACGTCTCGATCGTCGTCAACATGAGGTACGTCTTCTCGGGCGGACAGTAGGTGTCCACCGGGTGGAACGCGTTCTGCTGGAGGTACGCCTCGCGCAGGTACCGGGCGACCTCGAGCGTGAGCTGCTGGTCGTCGGGAAGCGCGTCCTTGCCGACCAGCTGGACGATCTCCTGGAGCTCCGTCTCCTCGTCGAGCACGTCGACGGCCCACTGCCGCTTCTCGGGCCAGTCCTCGGAGACGTTCTCCTGGAACCAGGGGTCGAGCTGGTTCTTGTACAGCGAGTACGACTCGTTCCAGTTGATCGACGGGAAGTGCCGCCGTTCGGCCAGATCCGCGTCGAGCGCCCAGAACGTCTTCACGATCCGCAGCGTGTTCTGGGTGACCGGCTCGGAGAAGTCGCCGCCGGGCGGGCTCACCGCGCCGATCGCGGAGACCGAACCCTCCGTCCCGTTGACGTTCTCGAAGTAGCCGGCGCGCTCGTAGAACTGCGCCAGGCGGGCGGCGAGGTACGCGGGGTACCCCTCCTCGCCGGGCATCTCCTCGAGCCGCGAGGAGATCTCGCGCATGGCCTCCGCCCACCGCGAGGTGGAGTCGGCCATGAGCGCCACGTCGTACCCCATGTCGCGGTAGTACTCCGCGATCGTGATCCCGGTGTAGATACAGGACTCACGCGCCGCGACGGGCATGTTCGACGTGTTCGCGATGAGCGAGGTCCGGGCCATCAGCGGGTTGCCGTTGGCCGGGTCCTCGAGTTCGGGGAAGTCCTCGATGACCTCCGTCATCTCGTTGCCGCGCTCGCCGCAGCCGACGTAGACGATGATGTCCGCGTCGGCGTACTTCGCGAGCTGGTGTTGGGTGACCGTCTTCCCGGAGCCGAACGGGCCGGGGATGGCGGCCGTCCCGCCCTTCGCGATGGGGAACAGGCCGTCGAGGATGCGCTGACCGGACACGAGCGGCGTCCGGGGCGTCTTCTTGTTCGCGGAGGGGCGGGGCTCGCGCACCGGCCACTCCTGGTGCATCGAGACCTCGGCCCCGTTCGAGAGCTCGACGACCGTCTCGGTCACGTCGAAGGAGCCGGACTCGACGGAGACGACCTCCGCGGTCTCGCCCTCCTCGAGGGCGTCCGGCGGCACCATCACCTTGTGGTCGATGGTGACCGTCTCCTCGACGATCCCGACGACGTCGCCGCGGCCGACCTCGTCGCCGGCCGCGACCTCGGGCTCGAACTCCCACTCCTTCTCGAGGTCGATGCCGGGCGCGTCGACCCCGCGGTCGAGGTAGGGGCTGCCCATCTTGCCCTCCAGCACGTCCAGGGGGCGCTGGACGCCGTCGTAGATGGCGTCCAACATTCCCGGACCCAGGTCGACCGACAGCGGCTCGCCCGTGTTCTCGACGGGTTCGCCGGGGCCGACCCCGGAGGTCTCCTCGTACACCTGAATGGTCGTGACGTTCCCTTCGATCTCGATCACTTCCCCCATGAGGCCTTCGTCGCCGACGTAGACGACGTCGTTCATGCGGGCGTCGAGGTCGCGGGCGCTCACGACCGGACCGCTCACGCTCTGGATGACACCGGTTTCGGTGGTCTCCGTGGATTCTGCTTTGCTCATGTTAGTCGTCCTCCTCCATCAGGTCGATGCCGATGGCTCGTTTGATCTGGTCGCGGAGCCCGCCGCTGCCGGCGCCGCCTGCGCCGAGCGTCACGAGCACGGGCTCGATGCTCCCCTCGACCCGCTCGCGAGTCCCCCGCGAGAGGTGATCGAGGTCCGCGTCGTGCATCACGATGATGCCGGTCGTCTCGTCCTCGAGCGTCCGTTCGACGGCGTCGTCGAGCCGCTCCTCTTTCTCGTCGTCCGGCACGTTCTCGAACTTTCGGACGCCGGCGAGCCGGAACCCCGTGGTGAACTCCGGACTGCCGACGACGGCGATCTCCTGGCTCATGTTATCACCAGCTCCGATTCGATGTCGTCGGCCGGCAGGCCGGCCTCCTTCCCGCGGGCGATGGCGCGGATGTTCTCCACCTCTCGCTCCTTCGCGAGGATGTAGGAGATCACCGGCGTCACCGACACCGGGTGGACCGTGCCGAGCCGGTCGCCGTACGCCAACAGCGCGGTGTCCGTCGCGTGCTCGAACGCGATGAGGCTGTCCGCCTCCTCGAGTTCGCGCAGCGCCGGGCCGAGATCGTCGGCGTACCCGCTCTCCGCGATGTACTCGACGAGCTCGTCGACGTTTCGCGCGAGCCGGGCGAGCGTGTCGCGGGTGAACAGCTCGCCGCCCTCGATGAAGTACTCGGCGGGGTCGATCTCCGCGCCGGACCGGGCGAGCCGGAGCGCGTTCGTCGCGTTCCGGAAGTCGACCTCCGCCTTGAGGAACGCCTCGTACTGCCGGGTCGGCTCGCCGCCGGGCAGGTTCCCGAGGAGGCGCTCGTAGAAGGCGCGGTCGACCGCGTTCTCGAGGGGGACGAGGACGTCCGACTCCTCGTACTCCGCGTACGCCTCCCGCAGGGGGTCGCCGTAGATCGTGTCCTCGAGGACCTCGACGACGGCGTCGATCGAGTCGGCCTCGAGCAGCCGCCGGATCCGGCGGTCGTCGAACTCGCCGGCACGGATGAGGTCGACCTCGATCTCCTCTTGGGTCGCGCCGGAGTAGACGCCGCGGATCACGGTCTTCACGTTCCACGCGTCGAACTTCCGGAGGTAGCGAGCGATGAGGTCGTACAGCGCCCCCTCGCTCCAGTCGAGGATGCCCTCGAACTGCTTGGCGAGGTTCGCGTTCAGCGCGTACTCGATGAGGTCGACGCCGCCGTGGCGGCTCCCTAAGGCGTTGATCTCGGCCTCGTAGCTCGACTCCTCCATGAATCGGGCGATCTCGGCGGGCGACATCCGGACCAGCTTGCGGTACTCCTCGTCCCCGTAGAGCTGGCCGCGGCGGGCGCGAACCCGCGCGACGACGAACTCCGGGTTCGAGCTGCCGGCGGCGCTCATTGGTCGAACAGTCGCTCCGAGACGTGTTTCAACTCGTCGTCCCAGACCGTCTCCAGGACCGAGTCGAACGTGTTGTTCACGCGGACGCGGGAGGTGTCGCTCTCGGCGACGACGCCGCCGAGACAGTCGACCTCGCCGTCGACCTGCGCGTTCCGATCCGCGACGAGCTCCTCGAGGAGGTCGACGTCCTCCGCGCGGGTGTAGACGGCGACGTCCTCGTCGTCGTCGAACTCCGCGAGGCTGGCGTCGAGGGCCGCCTCGGTCAGCTCGCGCCGGCGGTCCTCCTCGAGGTCGGCGATCGCCGCCTCGACGCCGTCGTACACGTCCTGGAGGACGTCACGACGCGCGCCGAGCCGCTCCTGTTTGGCCTCGAGCTTGGCCGAGGAGAGCGTCTGCTCGCGCTCCTGGTCGATCTGTCGCTCGACCTCGGCGAGCCGCTCCTCGCGGATGCGCTCGGCGTCGGCCTCCGCCTCGGCGATGATCTCTTCGGCCTCGGCGTCGGCCTCCTCGCGGATCTCCTCCGCACGCGCGCGGGCTTCGTCTCGAACGTCCTCAACGACGGTTTCCAAACTCATTGGTGTGAAAGGGGGTGGCCGCTTAGACGATGAAGACGACGACGAGCGCGAGAATGACGATCGTCTCGGGAAGGACCGTCAGGATGAGCCCGTTGACGAAGAGGTCGTCGTCCTCGGCCATCGCGCCGACGGCAGCCGAACCGATGCCCCGCTCCGCGTATCCCGCGCCGAGGGCGGCGAGCCCGACGGCGAGCGCGGCCGCGGCGCTGGGGTCAGTGAGCGTTCCTCCGGTGGACAGTACGGCGTTCCCGAGTGCGTTGGTAGCTTCAAGCATTGGTAGTAGTTGCGGTTGCTCGTCTCCGAACAGTTGCTAGTTGCCGCCACAGTGGACATAAAGCTTCCCAAAACGACCGACGAGAACCACCGCGAGGAGTCTCAGAAGGGCGGTAGAATACGCTCTAGGGAACGAGGCGAGCGGGGAGGAGCCGGCGTCGAGCGCGGAACGCTCCGACCTCGATTCGGGCTACTCCTCGGTGTACTGACGGTCGTACCCGAACGGCGTGTACGCGTCGCCGCCGCCCTCGTAGAACTTCCCGAAGAACTCGACGTACTCGAGACGCACCGCCTGGATGCCGGCGGAGGTGACGCCGAGCAGGAGGACGACGACGTGGCCGACGAACGCCACGGCGACGCCGCCCACCAAGGCGAGGATCCCGACGGCGCTCGGCTCGAACGCGGTCGTGAGCCCGGCGAAGACGAGCTCGTACTCGCCGCCGTTCGCGACGGAGTGCTCCTGGATGTACGCGAGGTACTCGGGCGTGAAGATGAAGTGGAAGCTCCCCTCGCCGCCCTCGCCGATGTACGCGCCGAACGCGAGCAGGTTGACCGCGAGCGCCATTCCGCCCTTCGCGAGCAGCACCGCCATGATCCGGGCGTACGAGATGACGTTCACGATGGGCGAGAGCACCTCGGCGAGCTCGGCCGGTTCGCCGATCGCGAGCAGGACGGCACCGAGCGCGGCGGCCACGAGGCCGGCGATCCCCACGACGACCGGGAAGCCGGGGAACGAGACGGCGCCGAGGGTGAGGATCGAGACCGACTCGAACAGAAAGTCGGGCTTCGGTCCCGGCACGTGCTGGCTGAAGATCCAGATCCACGCGCCGTTGAGGAGCAGCAGCCACGAGCCACCCTCGTACAGCGCGTGTTTCAGGTCGTGCTGCTGGTAGTTGCTGACGAACGAGAGGACGTACCCCACGTTCAGGTGGATCAGCCCGAACAGCACGCTGACGACGAGGAACGACAGCGCCCAGTTCAGGTCGGCCGGGGAGAGCCCCTTCCCGGCGACCGGCCAGTGGATGCCGAACAGCTGGTAGGCGTGGTAGCCGAAGACGTCGATCCCGAAGTAGATCCCGAACAGGACCGTGAACAGTCCGGCCCAGATGGCGACCGCGCCGAGTTCACGGAACGTCCCCTCGTAGTTCGAGTACAGGAAGTAGCCGATCGCGGCGTACAACACCCCGTATCCCACGTCCCCGATCATGAACCCGAACATGAGCGGGAACGTGAGGAAGACCAGAAGCGTCGGGTCGAACTCGGAGTACTTCGGCCGGCCGAAGCCCTGGACGAGCAGTTCGAACGGGCCGGCCGCGCTCCCGTTGTCCTGGACGACCGGCGGGTCGTCGCCGCCGTGGGTCGCGTGGCCGCCGTCCGTGGCCGCCTCGCGTTCGGCGTCCTCCTCGCTCGATCCGGCGGAGTCGTCGCCGGCGCTCGCTGCGGAGCCGGCGGCCGCGGAGGCAGAAGCGGAAGCGCCGCCGACGGCCCCGCCGTCGGCGACCGCCTCGGTGTGGTGGTCGCCGTCGGGGGTGAAGGAGGCGCGCTCGAGCTCCTCGACCTCGGCGTGGTCGCCGACGGCGTCGGCGATGACCGCCTCGAAGTCGGCGACCGTCGCGGTCGGGATCCACCCCTCCGCGATGAACGCGTTCTCGGTGGTCGCGAAGGAGAGCGGCGCCTGCTTCTTCTGTGCCTCGATGGTGAGCTGCTCTTCGGCGCGCAGGAGGAACCCCGCGGCCTCAGCCTTCACCTCCTCGAGCTCGGCGTCGACCGCGTCGAGCTCCTCCCGGAGGTCCGCCTTCTCGTTTTCGAGGTCGGCGACGTACTCGGCCGGGCTCGCGGTCGCGTCGGGCACCTCGAGGAACGCGACGTCGACGCCGACGAGCGCGTCCTGGAGGACGCCCTCCTCGGCCCCGTCGGCGGGCGCGGCGAACGCGGCCACGACGTTGCCGCCCGAGAAGACCTCGAAGGCGTCGATGCCGTCGGCCTTCGCGAGCGCCTCCTCGACCGCGCCGGGTTTCGCCTCGCCGACGACGACCTCGAGCGAGTCGTACCCGCCGAGGAGGTCGAGCTCGATGCCGAGCTCGGCGAACGGCTCCATCCGGTCGATCTCCTCCTGGCGGTCGCGTATCTCGGCGCGGAGCTCGTCGCGTTGGTCGTTGAGCTCGTTGACGCGCTCGCGGGTCTCCTCGAGTTCGGCCGTGAGGGCGTCGTCGTCGAGCGGTCCCGGCCCGTCGGCGTCCTCGGCGGTGACGTCGAGGATGCTCTCGAGCGAGCGGACCGTGACGAGCCGCTCGTTGACCTCCTCGGCCCCCTCCAACGAGGTGCCGGGTTCGAACCCCTCGTAGCGGTCGTCGTAGTCGCTGACGTGGAGCGAGTGGTGGTCGTACGCCGCCTCGATCACGTCGTCGATGACGCGCTTCGAGCCCGTCACCGACACCTTGCTCATCTGCTCCGGTCTAAGCGCCATTCATTCCCCCGTCTTCCGGCCCTTGATCGCCTCCTCGAACCGCTCGACCGCGTAGTCGACGGCGTCGTCGACCCGCTCGCGGGCGGTCGATTCGAGCGCTTCGCGGTCCTCGCGGCCCTCGGCGAGGATCTCCTCGCGGCGTTCCTCGAGCTCCTCGCGGGCGGACTCCAGCCGGGCCTCGGCCTCGGCCGCCGCCTCCTCCTCGGCCTCGGCGCGGATCTCGTCCGCGCGCGCTCTGGCCTCGGCGAGGCGCTCGTCGGCGTCCGATTCCGCCTCCGCGATGATCTCGTCCGCCTCCGTTTCAGCCTCCTTGATCCGGTCGAGCACCTCTGGTCTCGCCATTCTACTGATCGCGTGAACGTCCACGAGCGACGTATAAGGTGTTTGCGGAACCGCTCGGCGAGCCGGCGGAGAACGGCGAGCGCGGTGGAACGCGATATCCGCGGGATCGCCGCCTACATTTAAGTAGGAGTCGCCGGACCCTGACGGTATGGCAACGGTGTATGCGGTCGCGTCGGCGAAGGGTGGCGTCGGGAAGACCACCACGACCGCGGCGATAGCGACGATCCTCGCGGAGGCCGGGGCCGACGTCGTCGCGATCGACGC is part of the Halorubrum aethiopicum genome and encodes:
- a CDS encoding V-type ATP synthase subunit E, encoding MSLETVVEDVRDEARARAEEIREEADAEAEEIIAEAEADAERIREERLAEVERQIDQEREQTLSSAKLEAKQERLGARRDVLQDVYDGVEAAIADLEEDRRRELTEAALDASLAEFDDDEDVAVYTRAEDVDLLEELVADRNAQVDGEVDCLGGVVAESDTSRVRVNNTFDSVLETVWDDELKHVSERLFDQ
- a CDS encoding V-type ATP synthase subunit F gives rise to the protein MSQEIAVVGSPEFTTGFRLAGVRKFENVPDDEKEERLDDAVERTLEDETTGIIVMHDADLDHLSRGTRERVEGSIEPVLVTLGAGGAGSGGLRDQIKRAIGIDLMEEDD
- a CDS encoding ATP synthase subunit K, which gives rise to MLEATNALGNAVLSTGGTLTDPSAAAALAVGLAALGAGYAERGIGSAAVGAMAEDDDLFVNGLILTVLPETIVILALVVVFIV
- a CDS encoding PAS domain-containing protein, producing MTRSEHPGGDPEPERVTREAARTTSASTEAVDEALKTRAMDEAPVGITVADATRHDMPLIYANAAFERITGYPPSYAVGRNCRFLQGEATRDAPVDRMRAAIEEGTATTVELRNYRRDGELFWNEVTIAPLRDETGEIAYYVGFQQDVTARKHAERAAANRAARIERERLAQERLLERLDGVVADVTEAVARASSRAELREAVVESIANTYVGTWIGGYDPATETVLPEVAGGTTEPDVEDRAVAVDDPGDRTVDRVVAEAVDGRAVRLESLSSEGPEEAAAVAGVPLHFGEATYGAVAVYVQTEEFRDYERDVLAALGRAIAIGINALESQRTLRGDEVVEFRLEIGDHPLAAFGEALSRSLRYAGTVGDREERSFLFELDDGVDAETIRAAGRDSGVTVHAVFAAATETPVVELSVGESPLEELLREYSGELCGWSVEGGVAVATVEVGREALARSLANDALDRFENADLRSYRRRERRHETRREFVAEIESRLTDRQRAALLRAHTSGYFEWPHRTTGEELADSMGVSRSTFHQHLRAAYRKIATAIFDR
- a CDS encoding lycopene cyclase domain-containing protein, which codes for MTVPFTYLQFHLAFLVPAVLFLIATGFVSRSRAVDTDAEGLRGWRHYWAGVAIVTVVALAYTTPWDNYLIARGVWWYGDGRTVFHLWHAPLEEYLFIVVQPWLTALWLAHFRARAEWDRSRRPVAWRVGGFALAAALGVVGWRLLATDGAFYLGAVLAWAAPVLALQWLVGAPQLWARRRTVALGTLVPTLYLCVADRIAIEYGIWVLSERYTTGMTVAGLPVEEATFFLVTNLFVVQGLVLYRLVTVRVAGRTATEPRVVDAAARAPETDPDLDGR
- a CDS encoding V-type ATP synthase subunit B, which translates into the protein MKEYQTITEISGPLVYAEVDEAIGYDEIVEIETAQGETLRGQVLESSEGVVAIQVFEGTSGIDQNASVRFLGETMKMPVTEDLLGRVLDGSGRPIDDGPEIVPEERQDIVGAAINPYSREYPEEFIETGVSAIDGMNTLVRGQKLPIFSSSGQPHSELAMQIARQASVPEEEEGGDDEEGSEFAVIFGAMGITQEEANEFMEDFERTGALERSVVFMNLADDPAVERTVTPRMVLTTAEYLAFEKDYHVLVILTDMTNYCEALREIGAAREEVPGRRGYPGYMYTDLAQLYERAGRIEGREGSVTQIPILTMPGDDDTHPIPDLTGYITEGQIYVDPDLNSQGLEPPVNVLPSLSRLMDDGIGEGLTRADHGGVSDQMYAAYAEGEDLRDLVNIVGREALSERDNKYLDFADAFETEFVDQGFDTNRELEETLEIGWDLLSMLPKEELNRVDEEYIEEYYREEDSEREVVEAAD
- a CDS encoding V-type ATP synthase subunit C, with product MSAAGSSNPEFVVARVRARRGQLYGDEEYRKLVRMSPAEIARFMEESSYEAEINALGSRHGGVDLIEYALNANLAKQFEGILDWSEGALYDLIARYLRKFDAWNVKTVIRGVYSGATQEEIEVDLIRAGEFDDRRIRRLLEADSIDAVVEVLEDTIYGDPLREAYAEYEESDVLVPLENAVDRAFYERLLGNLPGGEPTRQYEAFLKAEVDFRNATNALRLARSGAEIDPAEYFIEGGELFTRDTLARLARNVDELVEYIAESGYADDLGPALRELEEADSLIAFEHATDTALLAYGDRLGTVHPVSVTPVISYILAKEREVENIRAIARGKEAGLPADDIESELVIT
- a CDS encoding bacteriorhodopsin; amino-acid sequence: MMATPGGEALWLWIGTLGMFLGMLYFIARGWGETDRRRQEFYIVTIFITAIAFVNYLAMALGFGLTTVTLGGEELPIYWARYTDWLFTTPLLLVDLGLLVGATRNQLASLVGLDVLMIGTGAIATLSTSAAVLSAGGTRLVWWGVSTGFLLVLLYMLYGSLDEKASQLSGQAASTFSTLRTLIVVVWLVYPVWWLLGTEGLQIVSLNVETAGFMVLDLVAKVGFGLILLSSREVLDAAGAAAASAEPAD
- a CDS encoding ATP synthase subunit A; the protein is MSKAESTETTETGVIQSVSGPVVSARDLDARMNDVVYVGDEGLMGEVIEIEGNVTTIQVYEETSGVGPGEPVENTGEPLSVDLGPGMLDAIYDGVQRPLDVLEGKMGSPYLDRGVDAPGIDLEKEWEFEPEVAAGDEVGRGDVVGIVEETVTIDHKVMVPPDALEEGETAEVVSVESGSFDVTETVVELSNGAEVSMHQEWPVREPRPSANKKTPRTPLVSGQRILDGLFPIAKGGTAAIPGPFGSGKTVTQHQLAKYADADIIVYVGCGERGNEMTEVIEDFPELEDPANGNPLMARTSLIANTSNMPVAARESCIYTGITIAEYYRDMGYDVALMADSTSRWAEAMREISSRLEEMPGEEGYPAYLAARLAQFYERAGYFENVNGTEGSVSAIGAVSPPGGDFSEPVTQNTLRIVKTFWALDADLAERRHFPSINWNESYSLYKNQLDPWFQENVSEDWPEKRQWAVDVLDEETELQEIVQLVGKDALPDDQQLTLEVARYLREAYLQQNAFHPVDTYCPPEKTYLMLTTIETFNDEAFDALEAGVPVEEIIDIDSVPRINRIGVQEDYEEFVEELKADITEELRSLY